Sequence from the Crassostrea angulata isolate pt1a10 chromosome 9, ASM2561291v2, whole genome shotgun sequence genome:
ctcatgaaacattatttcggtaagttcttgtatataaacacaagcagagcgctctgttttcatcgcgtcgtcaggatgaactccttgatagttaacgtaatttgtagtttaataaacttcacaaagcaaattgaaagttggaagtgggctaaatttatcaaaaatcttgacaaacaagaaaaaagggtcttgtggttacggttatgaataactttgcaaaaaaggtatGGGGGGGGGCctaacctcccccccccccccccccactcacaatagcccccggttccgacgcctgtgctacgcagttatgtgttttccttcatatttgtaatttaaatctttgacaaaatcaattttatattaatttttgtagtagatatagttatgttgaaagtattagcaaatcttcgaaaataggtcactgaagcgttgaaccgaggggctgtgtcaaaagtagttccgaccggaagtatttgatatagcatcacccctgtgatatagcaaaggtttatcacacgggtaatatacaccacacgtatgagatatatatatatatatatatatatatatatatatatatatatatatatatatatatatatatatatatatatatatatatatatatataggtggagctccaacaaaagtgaatttctctgtgctttatatatatctatatcattcaTTATGGGCAGGTACACGTCagtttgagagttattgcaatgtttgtgcttgttatatatgtttgtatctatgcaatgtgtatcgttccgatcctctcaaattgtcgtttaactgtattccacctgtatctcaagctaggttccgttcgttatcgaaagcaagatttttgtcttgcctagatagcCGAGTGGGGAGCACgatggccgctcactgctaggagaatgggttccagaggtcgtgagttcaagcctcggtcggggcggaaggtggagctccaacaaaagtgaatttcttCTCCCCCAATTGGTGCCTCTGTCTCAAATGAGATGATAAGATTATCGCGTGGTTCATATAGATGAGTTAGCGTGGTTCAGCAGCAGACGTGTATTAATTATCTGGATTTACATTGTGAGTTTTATTATAGGACTGTAGTGATTTGTGAAATTTATATAACTTTGCTCAAAAAACATATAGCGTATTTCACGCTAAACTGCGTATTAACGCTGAACTGCGTATTGATGCATTATTTTGCGAATTATTCGCATTGACATTTGCGTATTTAACGCATATTCATACAATGAGTGTCTCTGAGCATTCTGAAATGGCTGATGGCCTTTCGGAAGAAAAAGAGGTTCCAGTGAACCCATCAATACTGACAATGATGAAGGAAATGCAAAACAATATTGCTTCCTTGGCATCATCTGTCGGTGAAATGAAAAGACGAGGACAGAAACGGAAAGCCGAAAATCAGCCGTGTTCCTCGAAAGATTTGAGTGACGTGTCATCGGATGAAGAAGATGAAGAGAAAACTCAGAGGGACGAGTTCGGCGATTTAGTTGATGAACTAGATGAGGTTGAAGAGTTCGATAACGACACTATTTTAGATGAACTTGCCGAATGTTTTGGCACAGAAGAAAAATGTGGCGAGCCGGTTCATGAAAAACTGGCCAAAGTAACTAGCGATGGTGTGCGTGCAGTGCTCAATGCTGAAAAGATCAAGGAAGTGAGCGAGAAGTATAATCGACCACGGAATGTGCTTAATCTGTCACCACCTAAGATTAATGAAGAAATTCGAGCCCACCTCAGTCGGAAAATACGAAATCAAGACATCAAACTTCAACGTACCCAGACTCTGGTAGCCAAGGCAATTGTGCCTCAATTGCAGCAGATCAATCTTCTGCTTAATGCAAAGCAAAAAGGAGAGGGCCCGTCAATGAAGGACCTCACAACCCTGGCAATGGACGGTCTCAAATTGATGACGTACGTCTACTGT
This genomic interval carries:
- the LOC128162786 gene encoding uncharacterized protein LOC128162786 encodes the protein MSVSEHSEMADGLSEEKEVPVNPSILTMMKEMQNNIASLASSVGEMKRRGQKRKAENQPCSSKDLSDVSSDEEDEEKTQRDEFGDLVDELDEVEEFDNDTILDELAECFGTEEKCGEPVHEKLAKVTSDGVRAVLNAEKIKEVSEKYNRPRNVLNLSPPKINEEIRAHLSRKIRNQDIKLQRTQTLVAKAIVPQLQQINLLLNAKQKGEGPSMKDLTTLAMDGLKLMTYVYCDLSQRRREFIIQPKSNDEFRVLFSNDYPVTDKLFEVDLRKKVEDITKANKVGSKISGTSNRPEKRSFPSRKYQGQTPYNQTNRPQPFLGQRSFQGYKKKMYPNNKLTKK